caggtgctggaatgtggtgacaggggcttttcacagtaacctcattgcagtgttaatataagcctacatgtgacaatgaataaagattattattgtaaaataCCCGAACCCTTGCCCAGCTGTGGGTCAGTGATCAGTGAAGGCTGACACTTCAACGCAGTCCTGTAGGAGTTCTGCACTGTTGGAtgtgccgtctttcagatgagatgttgaacTGATGGCCCCATTTGCCCTCTGGGTGAAtcccagttttgaaaaagagcaggggtgTTCTCCCCGCTGGTGTAGACAATGTTAATTGCTCAATCAACAACATAAAACAGGTTGTCTGGTCCTTATCACGTTGCTATTTGTGGAAACGTCCTGTGTGCAACTTGCCTGTGACATTTCTCACATTACAACAGTACATTTCAAAACATACTTCATTGGCTGCGAAGAGCTTTGCAATAAACTGAGATTGTGGTAGGGGATAGAAATATTAATATTTTAAAGTCCTAACACTTTAAATGTTAAGCATTGTTGACAACAAAGGAAACCTTGTTCTATGCAAAGACTGTAGGAACTCTATTCCATCTATTATTTGTGACATCAGTACCTCTTCCCTTACCAAGGTCATGGATTTTTCTATTTTGCATTAAGCTTGGTGGGATATGTTTGTATTTTGCTCAACCACTTTAGTTGCTTCAAAGCATAATCGGCAAAGGCCTGTTTATTTACAAATGGAAAAAACTGCCGTGCCTACCATGTGTTGCCCAGAAGAACTTGTATTTGGCTTGTTAATGTTGGTATGTTTTTATGTTTATCTTATACTGATGTGATGTTATATGATTTTTTTTTCCTTCTAGATGGCCAACATAACAAATGGGGCTCAAATAGTTAAAGAACTGGTTGCAGGCCTATAAAAGCTGCTGCCAATGAACAACGTTTGTGTCCAGTATTAAGTCTGATAGTGAAGGCAACGATGGCAGCCCAGAGAATTCGTGCGACCAATACAAGTGGACTTCCTCGGTGTAAATCTGAAGGGACGTTGATTGACTTGAGTGATGGTTTCGCTGATCTAGGTATGAATGATGTTAATGGTGAGTATCTGTGATTCAAGTTTTGTTAATCATTACAGAACAATGTGATCCATCGTTGTTGGATACCCTGTAGATTTCTCAGGTTTGTGTGGGAAACGAGTTGCTCAATAGATTCATAGACATTTGCAGCACAgcccaaggccattcagcccatcatgtccatgccaaTCAacaaagatctaactacagtaatccCATTTTCCGGCACTTGGCCCCTTGCCCTGGAGGTTACggcagcgcaagtgaatatctaaatactttttaaatgttacgagagtttctgacttggccatcctttcaggcagggagttccagactTCCTCCACCCCCCgagtgaaaatgtttctcctcaactcccctctgagCCTTCTACCTCTTATCTTAAATCAATGCCCTTTGGTTATTGACCTGCCTACTAAAGGAAAAGGTGCCTTccaatccaccctatctatgccctcacaatcttatatacctctatcaggtcccctctcaaccttcgctgTTCCAAGTAAAACTGCCCTGgcttatccaatctttcctcattgctcAGAACATCCAgcccaggtagcatcctggtaaatccctctGCACCCTCttgagtgcaatcacatccttctaatatagtgaccagaactgtacacagtaccccagTTGTgatctaaccaacattttatacagttcagcatgacctcactgctcttgtattctgtgcctcagctaataaaggcaagtatcccatatgccttcttaaccaccttccgGGTTCTGTGGgttgcaccccaagatccctctgatcatcAGTACTTTCCAGGGTCCTACCACTCATAGTGTAATCCTTTACCTTGTTATCCCtccccaagtgcattacctcacacatttccaggttgaattccatttgccactgctctgcTCATCTGACCAGCCCATTGATATCCTCCTGCAGTCTCCGGCTCTCCTCCTCCACTATTTATCACCCGACCAATTTTCATGGCATCCACAAACGCCTTGATCATTCTcctacatttaagtccaaatcattaatggacACAACAAATAACAAGGGCCCTTGCAGCGAGCTCTGTGaaaaccccactggaaacagactcCAGACAGAGAAATATCCCTCTACCATCACACtctgcttaataataataatctttattagtggcactagtaggcttacattaacactgcaatgaagttactgtgaaaattcccttcctgcctctcagcaattctggaaaatgcattaccctcatcaacactTCTGGTTACCTCAAATAATTTGATTAAATTTGTTGAACATGGCCTTCctaaacaaatccatgctgactatccctgattaatctGTGTCGATCCAAATGTAGatatattctgtccctcagaattgtttTTAGTAACTTCCCCACCACCAGGGTTAGACTGACTGGGGCcacgtggtctccttctgcactgtaggattctatgattgaCTATATCCATGtcttctgggttccacacacacactacctatATGGTCCCTAATTTCTCCAGGGACTCTGCTATATTGAGCTCTTGGTATCTGCCATAGGCttctctctttaaaaaaaaaatcctgatCTATATGCTCCTTGACATCCAGGGTTTTCTGGtcagtacaggtcccacctcccccagaaatggtcccagtgCCCCAGGAATTTAAAAACGTCTCTCCTGCACTATCTCTAATGCCACGTATTCACCTGCTCTGTCCTTCTGTTCCTATACTCACTCttacgtggcactgggagtaatccagggaTTACTATCTTTGAAGTATTTAAAGTATTTGAAGTATTGAAGTGTTTAGTGCATGGAGCAGTTGCGTTTGTTTCAATCCTGGTTTCATTAGCAGCTGCCAGTGTCTCTGAAGATTGAACCTGATGTCCTTGGCAAGTTCAATTTGAGGGTTTGAGCTGAAAAACTTGGCAACAGTGGAAGAAATATTATGACCTCCCTTGCTTAGTAACCACATGATTAGAACCAAAACAATGGTCTGGCTTTCCACTACTCTCCTAAAGAGTTTGCACTTAATCAATGGCTGTGGTCTCCTACTTCAGCACTCCATACTGCAGAGGTTGCTATTAAGTAGCTGTAGTTTCTTCTACTTGTTCAGTGATTAACCTGAGTAATTGTTCTTAAAAGCAAATGCTGACCATACCTATCAATCCcatgttcgacctgctgaccaagcTGGTTGTAGTTGCAATGGAAGCAGCAAAAACGTCAATACAATTGACATTAGTGACCTCGGGAAGGACAACCCCCAGCCCCTGCTTAAATACCCTGTCATTACCTGCGGTGCAGCATCTCTCTAATTGCTGTTGGATAAGCTCCTAAAGGATTATCTATACCACAGAATtggacagcactgaaggaggccattcgaccagtcCTGTCTGTGCTGGCTGTCCGAAGGGGTAATTTGCTGAGTgccattcccccacctcctccccggagcCCTacgcattcttccttttcaggtaatCCAATTTCCTTTGAATGCCCCAAttgaatttgtctccaccacactccgaGATCCTAACCACTTGGTGCATGAAAACATTTTTTTGTGTGTTACCATTGCCTgttctgccaattactttaaatatgtgtactctggttcttgatccttcctgCAATGGGAACAGTCAGTTTTCCCTTATTGACTCTGTcaagactcctcatgattttgaatacctctatcaaatctcctcttccaaaaggagaacagtcccaacttttcAAGTCTGTCAATGTAACTTGACGTttttcattcctggaaccattcttgtgaactttTTCTGAACCTTGTCTAATGCCTTTGTGTCTTTTCTAAAGTCTGGTACACCAAACTGGATGCATACTCCAGCTGAGGTTGtcctctttcaacagcaccttccaaatcttttgacctctgccacctagaagaacaTGGGCAGCAGCCACATGGAaaaaccaccacctgcaatttcctGTCCACGCCATCTTAATTTGGAactgtatcaccattccttcactgtcactgggtcaaaatcctggaactccctccctaacagcactgttgatgtgcctacaccacatggactgcagaggttcaagaaggtggctctccgccaccttctcaaggggcaattagggatgggcaataaacgctggctgagccagcaacaACCAAATCCCATGAAAAATATAGGAAAACTTTCTAGTGCTTTCTGGAGAAGATAATAAATTGGAGGACGGTGAAGAAAAAGCTTCCATGATTATTTTTTACTGAGTAACAAATTGGGTTGATGTGGAGTGCTGTGCTTCCTAAAATAAATGTGGAGAGACCTGTAATGGTTCATAAGTTATTCACTCTTGCACAGCAGTTTTTTGAACCACCCTTGGGTGTTGAAAACAGACATTCGACTACTGATAAATGTTTAACCAGGGTAGTTATAATGTTTTTGTCACCTACTGTACTAATTTAAACTGATTCAGATGTTGCAGTGCCCCAGACCTGCATGTTATAGCCTGTTCTGCCTTGGAACAGCGTGCCAAGAAAGATCAAAATGCAAAAATCAGGAAAGCTCCCATTAAATAAATGGAAAGAATGAATTCCCTGCAGGTTTGTTGACGTGCTAGCTGTGGTGTAATCGCCACAGAATTTCTTACTGAAAGAGTGCTGTTTGAAAAGGCAATCGAGCTCTGATTATTGTGCCCTGGCAGTTCATTAGTTTAACTTTTTTTTTGTCCAGAAGAATGAGGGTCAGAGTTGAATTGCAGACATTTGAAAGGTATCTCGGCTTTGGGCCAGTGTTGCTCATGCGCTTGCAATACCAGTCTAAAGCCAGCTCTGAAATATGCTTCCTTTATCCTTGACGAACATTATTGTTAATAGGCACCGCTTGCAATACCAGTCTAAAGCCAGCTCTGAAATATGCTTCCTTTATCCTTGATGAACATTGTTAATAGGCAATGCACACACTCTGTTGTCTGAACGAAAGAGCTTGTTCAGGTTATAGTGAATGCAGTCCTTTAATGGCACCGTGGACTTAAAAAAAGATCAACCGTTACAGGGACAAAAATCTGGAAATCGTGGCTCTTTACATTTTTGATTGTCTTTCAGTGAAGACGGCTGCTAATCTGCTGCGGATTCTTATTTTGTCCACCCTGATGGTGATTGTTATTTTTGAGTGGGAATTGGCTGCTTGCTCCCCTTTTAATTGCAGCTGAAAATGGGACCTTGTTTTTCATGAAGTGTCTTTTCCTCTGGCTGCCACCTCCCCAGTGATGACTTGTTGAACTTGAAAATGACTTCTGTTGCAAGATCTTATTTCCGAGACCATGTTGCATGTTGGTCGTGGCTGGTGAAGGAACGATTGCAGAGATATAGATATGTTGGAAAATAACTGGTTTATTGGATGAGCATAATTATGTACAGATCTACAGGACTAGGCATTACTCAGTCTAAACCATGAGCTTTCTCCTTCTTGACTCTTAGTCATGTGACTCCTCTTACATCATCATGGGGGTGGTACTGTTACTTCATTCCCATACATTAACCCTTTCGACCTGAACACCCTAATACTACACTATCCTAACTTGGTCTGAAATGGTGGCTAATTGAGATGAATGGCAGGCAGTTCTTTGGCTGCTTTATGTTTTTGGTATCGTGGACTGGTCAAAAACCATATGGTCGTGATTTaacagggtggggggcgggggaggagggggggggagaaagaggagggggggggagaaagaggagggggggggagaaagaggaggggggggagaaagaggaggggggggagaaagaggaggggggggggagaaagaggagggggggggagaaagaggaggggggggggagaaagaggaggggggggggggaaagagtcccgtTCTGGGTGGGTTAAGCGAGGTGTTTTGTTGGCGGGGTCCAGATCGCAACGGCACACGAGATCCCGTCAGATCTCATGAGACGTTGTGAGCCGggtaaatcttgtgagaggcctctcacgacTTTATTGGCTGCGGTACAATGCAGCCGCTGGATCGCGCTCCATCTATCTTTTCAGCAAGATATGAAAAGGAGGAGGCTGTTCAGCACCCTGAGCCTCttcaaagggttggcccactgaaggataggcaagggaatctatgtgtggagccagaggaaatgggcgaggtactaaatgaatactttgcatcagtattcaccaaagagaaggaattggtagatgttgagtctggagaagggtgtgtagatagcctgggtcacattgtgatccaaaaagacgaggtgttgggagtcttaaaaaatattaaggtagataagtccccagggcctgatgggatctaccccagaatactgaaggaggctggagaggaaattgctgaggccttgacagaaatctttggatcctcgctgtcttcaggggatgtcccggaggactggagaatagccaatgttgttcctctgtttaagaagggtagcaaggataatcccgggaactacaggccggtgagccttacgtcagtggtagggaaattactggagagaattctcagagacaggatttactcccatttggaagcaaatggacgtattagtgagaggcagcacggttttgtgaaggggaggtcgtgtctcactaacttgatagagtttttcgaggaggtcactaagatgattgatgcaggtagggcagtagatgttgtctatatggacttcagtaaggcctttgacaaggtccctcatggtagactagtacaaaaggtgaagtcacacgggatcaggggtgaactggcaaggtggatacagaactagctaggccatagaaggcagaggatagcaatggagggatgcttttctaattggagggctgtgaccagtggtgttccacagggatcagtgctgggacctttgctctttgtagtatatataaatgatttggaggaaaatatgtaactggtctgattagtaagtttgcagacgacacaaaggttggtggaattgcagatagcaatgaggactgtcagaggatacagcaggatttagattgtctggagacttgggcggagagatggcagatggagtttaatccggacaaatgtgaggtaatgcattttggaaggtctaatgcaggtagggaatatacagtgaatggtagaaccctcaagagtattgaaagtcaaagagatctaggagtacaggtccacaggtcattgaaaggggcaacacaggtggagaaggtagtcaagaaggcatacggcatgcttgccttcattggccggggcattgagtataagaattggcaagtcatgttgcagctgtatagaaccttagttaggccacacttggagtatagtgttcaattctggtcgccatactaccagaaggatgtggaggctttagagagggtgcagaagagatttaccagaatgttgcctggtatggagggcataagctatgaggagcggttgaataaactcggtttgttctcactggaacgaaggaggttgaggggcgacctgatagaggtatacaaaattatgaggggcatagacagagtggatagtcagaggcttttccccagggtagaggggtcaattactagggggcataggtttaaggtgagcggggcaaggtttagagtagatgtacgaggcaagttttttacgcagagggtagtgggtacctggaactcgctaccggaggaggtagtggaagcagggacgatagggacatttaaggggcatcttgacaaatatatgaataggatgggaatagaaggatacggacccaggaagtgtagaagattgtagtttagtcgggcagtatggtcggcacgggcttggagggccgaagggcctgttcctgtgctgtacatttctttgttctttgttgttctttgttcaccatTCAGCTTGATCAGAATTTGACTCCATCTACCTGCTTTCACTCTGTAAGCTTTAATATTTTCGTCCAACAATGACCCTATCGATCTCCATTTTCAAGTTGACAGCCAGTCTCTACAGCTTTTTTGAGGAGAGAGAGTTCTAGATTTCCCTTTGCGTGAAGAAGCAATTCCTGACAACACCCTTGAATGTTGAATGGCCTGGCTTCAATTTTAATATTCTGTTTTCTTGTCCTGAATTCCCAAGTAGAATTtccagcaacagcgcacccctccccgatgatgcGTTCTATGCTCGTTTAGAGAAGGAAACcagcaaaccattgtcaactgccccagcagcctcagacgcaCCCATAACGACCGTCACAGCTTCTAAAGTCATATCGGCCTTCTTAAAAGTGAACCAGTGGAAAGCACCAGATCCCGACTGAGTCCCTAGTCGTGCACCCAGATGCTGTGCCAACCAACTGGAgggtgtgttcgtggacatcttcaacctctccctactctgttctaaGGTTCCACCTGTCTCAAGAAGATCACCATtataccgatgccaaagaagaaccaggcaacttggCTTAATGACTGCTGTCCGGTGGCCTGGACGTCTATCGTTAAGATGTACTTCGAGAGGTTGTGTCTCGAAGCATGACGAGagacgcatcaactccatactcccagaatgactTGATCCacggcaattcgcataccgccacaatcaGTCCACAGCAGACTCTAGCTCCCTGCCCCTACATTCATCTCTGGAGTGTCTTGACAGCAAGGacccctacgtcagactcctattctttgactacagctctgccttcaacaccataatcccagccaagctcatatcaaaactccaatacctaggacttgactcctccctctgcaaatggatcttcaacttcctgacccatagaccacaattagtaagaataaccaacaacatctcctccatgatagtcctgaataccagggccccgcaaggctgtgtacttcgcCCCCTACCATACTCCTTATATACACACGACTGTGACAGAATTTGGCTCCATCTCggtttacaagtttgctgatgacacgaccataatgaaatgaaagttgcttattgtcacaagtaggcttcaaatgaagttactgtgaaaagcccctagtcgccacattccggtgcctgttcgtggaggctggtacgggaactgaaccgtgctgctggcctgccttggtctgctttaaaagccagctctttagccctgtgctaaaccagcccctacaagtAGGTCGGATCTCAAAGaataatgagtcagagtacagaagggagatggagaacctaatggagtggtgtaacgacaacaatctcgccctcaaagtcagcaaaactaaagtctttgacttcaggaagcgaagtatcatacGCACCCGTCTGCATAAATGGTACAACGATGGAGATGGATGACAGCTTCACATTTCTAGATGTGCACATcccaacaatctgttctggtccacccacgtcgacgctatgaccaagaaagcacaacagcgcctgtacttcctcagaaaactaaggaaatatggcatgtccacattgactgttaccaatttttatagatgcatcatagaaagcatactgtctggtatgacaactgctgggcccaagaccgtaagaaattacagagagttgtgaatacagctcagtccatcacatgaacctgcctcccatccattgactctgtctacgcctcctgctgcctcgggaaagcgggcagcataatcaaagaaccctcccacccgggttattctcacttccaacctcttccatcaggcaggaaatacaaaactctgagaacatgcactaacaggttcaaaaacagcttctttccccgctgttaccagactcctgaatgaccctctgatggactgaactgatctctccatgcaagtAGTaccacactctgtatgcttcatccaatgtctgTATTTActtgtatctatcatatgtcctatgttttttcatgtatgtaaCGATCTGTCTGAATTCTACGCAGAACAATGtttttcactgcaccttggtacatgtgacaataaatccaagtcCCTTCAACAGAGGAAAGTAGCTTCAGTGTATCGACCCTATCAAATTCCTTCATCATAAAGGCTTCAGTGAAATAACTTGTTAATCTTCTATATTCAGGGGAAtacaggtttattgcaaaacctaaAATGTATGATGAAAATATAAAGCAGCTTACTGTTTTCTGTTGAGTGAGGAAATGTTGACATGGGTTGTGTACTGTTTTCCAAAATAAATTAAAATGTTGAACGGTAACCGTTTTCAGCACAGGCTTTGGAGGCATATTACAGTTCTCTGAACTAAAAGCCCCCTTCTTAGTCTTCTCTTCAAACTAAAGCCAATTATGATCACCTGATCATATGTTGAGGTTCAGCAATTTTCGGCAATCAAAGTTGCGTCAAGTCAGCGGCAGCTGGAAACTTCAGCTTTGTTTCAGGTGAGAAAGGAAGGAATATGTAGGAGCCTTTTCCCATACTCGAGTCTTTGGTTTGTATGGTCAAATTTGCTAAGACATTGGAACTTGAGAATCACTGGACATAAACAAAGCCAGGTTAATCCAGATTGCCATCCATTGTTCTAGTAGTTTGTGTGATACGAGGTGATGCAGTTAATTAATCATAGCAATCAATCACTTATCACTTAATCAATAATAGAAACAGACATGTCAGAAAAAGTGTccgtgatggagggagaggagctACTCAGTGATTGCATTTGCTGAGCCTCCACGGTAGCCCCTGccctcttaataaatatatttatatatacatacatcacacacacactctcaaactattAGAGAAGGTGAAGTTATTTATTGAGGCTGATTGTACTGAGTTGGTAAATTGGTTACAGCACAGTAACAGAAACAAGAGATATGATTTAGAAACCATTACCAAAGTTTGAGGAAATTATAGTAATTTGAACCAAATTTGGCTTATTAGACTCAGTACAATTCTGAATGCACAGCTTTTGTTCACTATTTCAAGTGTTTTTATTTTGTATAACACCGACTATCTGTATGTTTGGCAGATGTGTAATAATATATTTGAATGAACCAACATAGTTATGATGGTAGAATTGCCTCCTGTACTGTATCATTCATTCTATTATCataatataatcatagaatttaaggtgcagaaggaggctatttggcccatcgagtctacgccaGTTCCTGAAAgggcaccatatccctgtaacccagcaaccctagctaccttttggacactacagggcaatttagcattactaatccacctaacctgcacatctttggactatgggaggaaacccacacagacacggggagaatgggcagactccgcacagacagtaacccaagctggaaatcgaacccgggcccctggtgctgtgaagcaacagtgctaaccactgtgctactgtgccgtcctatTTACAACACTTTGCTGCACGTTAATCAGTTTGCAGAAACTTCAATGTCCATTTGTTTGATTGAAATTATTAAATGGAATTTTAATGTCAAAGGGTATAATCCTGCTCTGTAAGTAAAGCGGCAACCCCACCTGAATTAATGTTCCTCTTTTCTAAATTTTTGCAGGGCCTTCTCCAAGTACCTTGAGGTTGGACACATCAACATCTTTTGGTGATGCACGTGAAGTCGTTGCTATCAAGGATTACTGTCCTACTAACTTTACCACGCTCAAATTTAACAAAGGGGACCTTCTGTATGTCCTGGACACGTCTGGATCTGAATGGTGGTATGCCCACAATAATACTGAAATGGGTTACATTCCTGCTTCATACGTTCAACCTGTTGGCAGAAGCTCTTCTCTTCGAGATAGTGGAATGGTGGATAACATTGGGGATAGTTCTGATGAAGGTGCCAAAGAGATGGACTTACTTGGAGAATGGGGAGATGTCTTTGAAAAAATGTCTGCAAAAGTCCAGCAAAACAACCCATTTTTGAATGGCTTTGCATCCTCCAATCCATTTCTAGATGGAAATGTACAGAACGTTACTTCCAATAGTCAACAGGCAGCTAAATCAGAGGTTGATCTACTTCTGTTCGACCCTGTAACACCATCTTTTATAGATTCCCAAACATTAGCAGCCAACAGTGTAAGTAATGCTGTTTTTGATGAAGCCCCCTTAAGCAACTCAAAGGCTGAATTTGATCCACTCCTGAATAGGAACAATCCATTCTTCAGGAGCAAGCGATCATACAGTATGTCTGAGCTTTCAGTCTTGCAAGCAAAGTCTGAAGGACCTCCTGCATCTGGATTCTTCACTGGAATGCAGTCTCCAGATCCTGAACAGTTCAAGAGCAGGGAAGACTTCCGAACAGCGTGGCTTAGCCACAGGAAAATGGCACGCTCGTGCCATGATCTAAATTCACTTGGTCAAAACCCTGGCTGGGGTCAGACCCAACCTGTGGAAACTAATATTGCATGCAAGCTGGACAGCGCAGGAGGGGCAGTTCAACTCCCAGACACCAATATCACTATTCATGTACCAGAAGGACATGTCTCTCCCGGAGAAACCCAGCAGATCTCCATGAAAGCCTTGTTGGACCCTCCAGTGGAATTGAACAATGACAAATGTACGACCATTAGCCCCGTGGTTGAGATAAAATTGAGCAACATGGAAGTCAAGACATTCCTTACATTGGAAATGAAAATTTCTGCTGAGTTGAAGGACGACGTAGCGAGCAGGAAGGATGCTGAGATAACGTGCCTCTGCAGTGACAGCAAAGATGGGCCATTCTCACCAATGCCTCAGGTTTATCACTATGGCGATACAGTACAGGTGCAGCTGGACAATCTGGAGCCTTGCATGTATGCTGTTGTGGTGTCTCAGGCCAGGACCCTGCAGTACCCTGACACTGTGTGGGATTGCATTAACAAAAATGTCACGGTTGGCGTTTATGGACCTAAGCATATCCATCCTTCATTCAAGGCAGTGGTAGCTGTTTTTGGGCATAACAGTGCACCCAAATCATTGCTGGTCAGTGAGGTAGGGCGAGAAGTTTTGACCGCTCCACCAGTGGCATTGCAGCTGTGGGGCAAGCACCAGTTTGTGTTAGCCAAACCCCAGGACCTGAAGATCAGCATACACCCCAATATTTCTAACTACGAGATTAAACC
This genomic window from Scyliorhinus torazame isolate Kashiwa2021f chromosome 2, sScyTor2.1, whole genome shotgun sequence contains:
- the LOC140394078 gene encoding SH3 domain-binding protein 4-like isoform X2 codes for the protein MAAQRIRATNTSGLPRCKSEGTLIDLSDGFADLGPSPSTLRLDTSTSFGDAREVVAIKDYCPTNFTTLKFNKGDLLYVLDTSGSEWWYAHNNTEMGYIPASYVQPVGRSSSLRDSGMVDNIGDSSDEGAKEMDLLGEWGDVFEKMSAKVQQNNPFLNGFASSNPFLDGNVQNVTSNSQQAAKSEVDLLLFDPVTPSFIDSQTLAANSVSNAVFDEAPLSNSKAEFDPLLNRNNPFFRSKRSYSMSELSVLQAKSEGPPASGFFTGMQSPDPEQFKSREDFRTAWLSHRKMARSCHDLNSLGQNPGWGQTQPVETNIACKLDSAGGAVQLPDTNITIHVPEGHVSPGETQQISMKALLDPPVELNNDKCTTISPVVEIKLSNMEVKTFLTLEMKISAELKDDVASRKDAEITCLCSDSKDGPFSPMPQVYHYGDTVQVQLDNLEPCMYAVVVSQARTLQYPDTVWDCINKNVTVGVYGPKHIHPSFKAVVAVFGHNSAPKSLLVSEVGREVLTAPPVALQLWGKHQFVLAKPQDLKISIHPNISNYEIKPSNQVKVVRGFQVKLGKVSRLIFPIHSRIPDELSDFTLRIQVKNDQEVMITQFCVRTPQPPPKSGTRNSGQRRFLKKKEVGKIVLSPLAVTSKYPTFQDRHVHNLKYGKLLKTVVRQNKNYYLLEYKKGDVIALLSEEKIKLKGQLRTKEWYTGYYQGKIGLVHAKNVLVVGRIKPSFFLGPDLTTSALLDQILRPSKFLTYIYASVRMTLMENISSWRAFADALGYKNMPLVHFCRTEIDSEPERVASVLEKLKEDCNDSENKEKKSFQKELMAALLKLDCQGLVARLVQDFVLLTTAVEVAPRWRELAEKLAKVSRQQMEAYEAPHRDKNGIVENEAMWKPAYDFLLTWSAQIGDSYRDVIQELHLGLDKMKHPITKRWKHLTGTLILVYALEILRPAAFSPPDQDDIAI
- the LOC140394078 gene encoding SH3 domain-binding protein 4-like isoform X1; this encodes MAAQRIRATNTSGLPRCKSEGTLIDLSDGFADLGMNDVNGPSPSTLRLDTSTSFGDAREVVAIKDYCPTNFTTLKFNKGDLLYVLDTSGSEWWYAHNNTEMGYIPASYVQPVGRSSSLRDSGMVDNIGDSSDEGAKEMDLLGEWGDVFEKMSAKVQQNNPFLNGFASSNPFLDGNVQNVTSNSQQAAKSEVDLLLFDPVTPSFIDSQTLAANSVSNAVFDEAPLSNSKAEFDPLLNRNNPFFRSKRSYSMSELSVLQAKSEGPPASGFFTGMQSPDPEQFKSREDFRTAWLSHRKMARSCHDLNSLGQNPGWGQTQPVETNIACKLDSAGGAVQLPDTNITIHVPEGHVSPGETQQISMKALLDPPVELNNDKCTTISPVVEIKLSNMEVKTFLTLEMKISAELKDDVASRKDAEITCLCSDSKDGPFSPMPQVYHYGDTVQVQLDNLEPCMYAVVVSQARTLQYPDTVWDCINKNVTVGVYGPKHIHPSFKAVVAVFGHNSAPKSLLVSEVGREVLTAPPVALQLWGKHQFVLAKPQDLKISIHPNISNYEIKPSNQVKVVRGFQVKLGKVSRLIFPIHSRIPDELSDFTLRIQVKNDQEVMITQFCVRTPQPPPKSGTRNSGQRRFLKKKEVGKIVLSPLAVTSKYPTFQDRHVHNLKYGKLLKTVVRQNKNYYLLEYKKGDVIALLSEEKIKLKGQLRTKEWYTGYYQGKIGLVHAKNVLVVGRIKPSFFLGPDLTTSALLDQILRPSKFLTYIYASVRMTLMENISSWRAFADALGYKNMPLVHFCRTEIDSEPERVASVLEKLKEDCNDSENKEKKSFQKELMAALLKLDCQGLVARLVQDFVLLTTAVEVAPRWRELAEKLAKVSRQQMEAYEAPHRDKNGIVENEAMWKPAYDFLLTWSAQIGDSYRDVIQELHLGLDKMKHPITKRWKHLTGTLILVYALEILRPAAFSPPDQDDIAI